A genomic region of Magnolia sinica isolate HGM2019 chromosome 6, MsV1, whole genome shotgun sequence contains the following coding sequences:
- the LOC131249759 gene encoding disease resistance protein SUMM2-like translates to MEFLKEIARNACVQYDYSKRLEESLDVLKTEMQELCSQQTDIIIALNTEEVVHGKKSKAEVSLWLENVEKITSAVTKIEEVYGKIGRDLSLPRVALGKCVVKKIEEVVKLKEKGRFSEGLLTDLLPESGSMPTTKLVGRTTAERNLEQIWETLMDQEVRTIGVYGMGGVGKTTIMTHIFNKIQSAGILGTAIWVTVSNDSNIERLQNGIARVIELKLSNEEDEMRRKMKLFEALKRKGKFVIILDDMWKSFPLEKVGIPEGNTFKIVLTTRSLNVCRGMKCQEKVRVEVLSEEEAWQLFKEKLGADMVLSIEVEVLAKLVTKECCGLPLGIITVARAMTEKDDISEWRNALEELKCSTTDIEGMEDEVFLCLKFSYDRLKSDQIRACFLHCALYPEDYQFSAEELIQNWMTEGLIDEMGDREKELDKGHTILNGLIDVCVLVRKPEDHIVMHDLIRDLAICIKRTSPRFIVKAGIGVRGSIGVEKFAEEVEKISLMRNEIEMLSGEPNCPKLSTLLLRENPLSANISHEFFNRMNSLRVLDLSKTGIEYLPESVSNLENLCMLLLNGCKRLREVPSLAKLKRLRFLNLNETGIKEVPDGMECLVNLKELYVSSAEVTNRINAGGSNSLMLPDRIIKLKMERCELSSLNCLSRLQHLQSCDVWWCSMKWLLQIGDKSTIIPSLPSIQYLDLMDLPNLRGLCEGVSMPGSFACLRDLVVSRCHVLENVMSLELFQKLQCLESICIEECSEMEEVIKGEEEGDSNNNNNTIILLPNLKSFVLNNLGKLKSVCKRVIFCPSLIEINITGCPWLKKIPLSFGNSTSVVSGQIKGNKEWWDALEWDDPNTKTLLPLFQEEDEEGRGMKRKAEQVEEIASTSQHQ, encoded by the coding sequence ATGGAATTCCTCAAGGAGATTGCTAGGAATGCATGTGTTCAATACGACTATTCTAAAAGGCTTGAAGAGAGTCTCGATGTTCTGAAAACCGAAATGCAAGAGTTGTGCAGCCAGCAGACCGACATAATTATTGCACTGAACACAGAAGAGGTAGTGCATGGAAAGAAGTCAAAGGCAGAGGTGAGTTTATGGCTAGAAAATGTGGAAAAGATTACAAGCGCAGTGACTAAGATAGAAGAGGTTTATGGAAAAATAGGGAGAGATTTGTCACTCCCACGAGTTGCATTGGGAAAGTGTGTCGTAAAAAAGATTGAAGAGgtggtgaagcttaaggagaaagGTAGATTTTCAGAAGGGTTACTTACTGATTTATTACCTGAAAGTGGAAGTATGCCCACAACGAAACTAGTGGGTAGAACAACAGCGGAAAGAAATTTGGAACAGATTTGGGAGACGTTGATGGATCAGGAGGTCAGAACTATAGGTGTGTATGGCATGGGGGGAGTGGGCAAAACGACCATCATGACCCACATATTTAATAAAATACAGAGCGCTGGAATATTGGGCACTGCCATTTGGGTGACAGTATCTAATGATTCTAATATTGAGAGACTGCAAAATGGTATTGCACGGGTAATAGAATTGAAGCTTtctaatgaagaagatgaaatgagaagaaaaatgaaattgtTTGAAGCTTTAAAACGTAAGGGGAAGTTTGTTATCATCTTAGATGATATGTGGAAATCATTTCCATTGGAGAAGGTGGGGATTCCTGAGGGCAATACATTTAAGATAGTGTTGACTACCAGATCGCTAAACGTGTGCCGAGGCATGAAGTGCCAAGAAAAAGTAAGAGTGGAGGTTCTTTCAGAGGAAGAAGCATGGCAATTGTTTAAGGAAAAACTTGGGGCTGATATGGTTCTTTCTATAGAAGTAGAAGTACTTGCAAAGCTTGTCACTAAAGAGTGTTGTGGTTTACCTCTTGGAATAATCACAGTAGCAAGAGCAATGACTGAAAAGGATGACATTAGCGAGTGGAGAAATGCATTAGAAGAATTAAAATGCTCGACAACGGACATCGAAGGCATGGAAGATGAAGTTTTTCTATGTTTGAAGTTCAGTTATGATCGGCTGAAATCTGATCAGATCCGAGCTTGTTTCTTGCATTGTGCTCTTTATCCTGAGGACTATCAGTTCAGTGCAGAAGAGTTGATACAGAATTGGATGACAGAAGGATTAATAGATGAGATGGGGGACAGGGAAAAAGAACTCGACAAGGGCCATACGATATTGAATGGACTCATAGATGTATGTGTATTGGTGAGGAAGCCCGAAGATCATATAGTAATGCATGATTTAATCAGAGACTTGGCTATTTGCATTAAGAGGACGAGTCCTCGGTTTATAGTCAAGGCAGGCATCGGTGTAAGGGGATCAATTGGTGTAGAAAAATTTGCTGAAGAGGTTGAAAAAATCTCATTAATGAGAAATGAAATTGAAATGCTTTCAGGTGAACCCAACTGCCCAAAACTCTCAACATTGTTGTTGCGAGAGAACCCTCTCTCAGCCAATATTTCTCATGAGTTCTTCAATCGCATGAACAGCCTCAGAGTTCTCGACCTTTCTAAGACTGGTATTGAGTATCTGCCAGAATCAGTATCCAACTTGGAGAACCTGTGTATGCTCTTACTAAATGGTTGTAAGAGGTTAAGGGAGGTACCGTCCTTAGCAAAGCTGAAGCGTCTAAGGTTTTTGAACCTCAATGAGACTGGCATCAAAGAAGTGCCAGATGGAATGGAATGTTTGGTTAACCTCAAAGAGCTTTATGTTTCATCTGCAGAAGTGACAAATAGGATAAATGCTGGTGGTAGCAATTCCTTAATGCTTCCTGATCGTATTATCAAGCTGAAAATGGAGAGATGCGAGCTGTCAAGCTTGAACTGCCTGTCTCGATTGCAACACTTACAGTCATGTGATGTCTGGTGGTGTAGCATGAAGTGGTTGTTGCAGATAGGAGATAAGAGCACCATAATTCCGTCTTTACCCTCCATACAGTATCTGGATCTAATGGATCTTCCGAATTTAAGGGGTCTGTGTGAGGGAGTCTCGATGCCTGGCTCATTTGCATGCCTCAGAGACCTGGTTGTCTCGAGATGCCATGTATTGGAGAATGTCATGTCACTTGAATTGTTTCAGAAACTCCAATGCCTTGAATCCATCTGTATTGAAGAATGCAGTGAGATGGAGGAGGtgataaaaggagaagaagaaggtgatagcaacaacaataacaataccATCATCCTACTCCCTAACTTGAAGTCTTTCGTTTTGAATAATTTAGGGAAATTGAAAAGCGTTTGTAAGCGGGTAATCTTTTGCCCTTCACTGATTGAGATTAATATAACTGGTTGTCCTTGGCTGAAGAAGATCCCTCTTTCCTTTGGCAACTCAACATCTGTTGTGAGCGGACAAATAAAAGGAAACAAAGAGTGGTGGGATGCATTGGAGTGGGATGATCCCAACACCAAAACACTCCTACCTCTTTTtcaagaagaagacgaagaaggaCGTGGAATGAAAAGAAAAGCAGAACAAGTAGAAGAGATTGCATCGACGTCACAGCACCAATAA